A genome region from Erigeron canadensis isolate Cc75 chromosome 3, C_canadensis_v1, whole genome shotgun sequence includes the following:
- the LOC122590790 gene encoding probable LRR receptor-like serine/threonine-protein kinase At1g56130, producing MQNYWASVYMLPSTVIRELEDLFKSFLWNSGDSVKGKAKVAWKDMKQWNETLLVRQFWKILEDNDSLWAKWIWKGMVELAPLLSGSSNMLELVERIAAKKTQNNIAVVVGKLVLAATVYFVWQERNYRIFKKKERNEETRIINAMFSEWGISQRFTNLRWNISGELCSGAAVDSTSFDPQSYNPGIKCDCALPNSTYCHITQLYVYALNAVGPIPEGLWTLTYLTNLVLAQNYLTGPLSPSIGNLTRLQWMTISINALSGEIPKELGRLSDLRLLSFSGNNFNGSLPPELGNLQKLEQIYIDSSGVSGEIPSTFANLRSLVTVWASDNEFTGRIPSFIGNWSQLQTLRFEGNSFEGSIPPSFSQLTSLQQLRITGLNNVTLDFIANLKSLTILVLKNNKITGSIPASIGEFQNLTLLDLSFNNLTGRIPGELFNLSQISFLILGNNRLNGILPNVKSATLRNIDLSYNDLSGTLPFWVNDSSLQLNLVVNNFTLEGSDFSGLPSGLDCLQRDFPCNRGSPRYSSFAINCGGPQRTSSRQIVYEQENEPLGPATYYLNSERKWGVSNVGERTNPAYTATTSRQFANTLDTELFQTARISAGSLRYYGLGLENGNYTVNLQFAELLIQDGQVWQSTGRRVFDIYLQGNLVFQDFDIKRAAGGASFSPVTRTATVQVSNNYLEIHLFWSGKGTCCIPDQGSFGPLISAISATPNFIPNVSNNPPSAKKKNRAGLIVGILVPVAVVCFLSLLALYIVRQRRKKQNDSDNYEEFSGIDAKPYTFSYGELRDATGDFSPENKLGEGGFGPVYKGTLDDGRLIAVKQLSVASHQGKSQFVAEIATISAVQHGNLVKLYGCCIDGVKRLLVYEYLENKSLDQALFGNNSLSLSWSIRFKICLGVARGLAYLHEESRIRVVHRDVKASNILLDSDLIPKISDFGLAKLYDDKQTHMSTRVAGTIGYLAPEYAMRGQLTEKADVFGFGVVALAIISGRPNSDSTLEDEKIYLLEWALNLHAADTELELVDERLSEYDENEVRRLMRVALLCTQTSPSQRPSMSRVVAMLSGDIEASGTITRPGYLTGFEFNDATTFGGGLPTELAASTSLSTASPISPYNDSKPMLHDLIGDGR from the exons ATGCAAAATTACTGGGCTTCTGTTTACATGTTGCCTAGCACTGTGATAAGGGAATTAGAagatttgttcaaaagtttCTTGTGGAATTCTGGAGATTCTGTTAAAGGAAAAGCTAAAGTAGCTTGGAAAGATATGAAACAGTGGAATGAAACTCTTTTAGTGCGacaattttggaaaattttGGAAGATAATGATTCACTGTGGGCTAAATGG ATTTGGAAAGGGATGGTTGAATTAGCACCACTGTTAAGTGGTAGTTCTAATATGCTTGAGTTAGTTGAAAGAATTGCTGCcaagaaaactcaaaataatatTGCAGTAGTGGTTGGTAAACTTGTCCTAGCTGCTACTGTGTATTTTGTGTGGCAAGAAAGGAATTAcagaattttcaagaaaaaggaaAGGAATGAGGAAA CTCGTATCATAAATGCTATGTTTAGTGAATGGGGGATATCACAAAGATTTACAAATTTGAGATGGAACATAAGTGGAGAACTATGCAGCGGTGCTGCAGTGGACTCTACCAGCTTCGATCCCCAGTCTTATAATCCCGGGATCAAATGTGATTGTGCACTTCCGAATTCTACTTATTGCCACATTACTCAATT ATATGTTTATGCTTTGAATGCTGTCGGCCCGATCCCAGAAGGGCTCTGGACTCTGACTTACCTCACCAATCT TGTTCTGGCCCAGAATTATTTGACAGGTCCCTTGTCACCTTCTATTGGAAATTTAACTCGGTTGCAGTGGAT GACTATAAGTATCAATGCGTTATCAGGGGAGATTCCTAAAGAGCTAGGACGGCTTTCTGACCTTAGATTGTT GTCATTTAGTGGAAACAATTTCAATGGTTCCCTTCCACCTGAACTTGGAAATTTGCAAAAATTAGAACAGAT TTACATTGATAGTTCTGGAGTTAGTGGCGAAATACCTTCTACATTTGCTAATTTACGGAGCCTGGTCACTGT ATGGGCTTCCGATAATGAATTTACCGGAAGAATACCCAGCTTCATAGGAAATTGGTCACAGTTACAGACATT AAGGTTTGAAGGGAACTCTTTTGAAGGTTCAATTCCACCTTCGTTTTCTCAATTGACCTCTTTGCAGCAGCT GAGGATAACTGGTTTAAATAATGTCACTCTGGATTTTATTGCAAACTTGAAGTCCCTGACTATTCT AGTTTTGAAGAATAACAAAATTACTGGCTCTATTCCAGCTAGCATTGGTGAATTTCAAAATTTGACCCTATT GGATCTGAGTTTCAACAATTTGACTGGACGTATTCCAGGAGAGTTGTTCAACTTGAGTCAAATCTCATTCTT GATTCTTGGAAACAATAGGTTAAATGGCATTCTTCCTAATGTAAAGAGTGCAACCCTCCGGAATAT CGATTTGTCATACAATGATCTATCTGGGACACTTCCATTTTGGGTCAATGACTCAAGCTTACAACT AAACTTAGTTGTGAACAACTTCACTTTAGAAGGTTCAGATTTCAG TGGTCTTCCGTCAGGATTGGACTGTCTGCAAAGGGATTTTCCGTGTAATCGTGGATCACCAAGAT ATAGTTCCTTTGCAATCAACTGCGGAGGTCCTCAAAGAACATCATCTCGTCAAATAGTTTATGAGCAGGAAAATGAACCTCTTGGACCGGCAACATACTATTTGAATTCTGAAAGGAAATGGGGTGTCAGCAATGTTGGAGAAAGGACCAACCCAGCTTATACCGCCACCACTTCACGCCAGTTCGCAAACACGTTAGATACAGAACTGTTCCAAACAGCTCGAATCTCTGCAGGATCTCTAAGATACTATGGTTTAGGCCTAGAGAACGGTAACTACACCGTGAACCTCCAGTTTGCAGAACTACTAATACAAGATGGCCAAGTTTGGCAAAGCACTGGAAGGCGTGTCTTTGACATTTATCTGCAA GGAAACTTAGTGTTTCAAGATTTTGACATAAAACGGGCAGCAGGGGGTGCCTCGTTTAGTCCTGTTACAAGGACAGCAACGGTCCAGGTTTCAAATAACTACCTTGAGATACACTTGTTCTGGTCTGGAAAAGGGACTTGTTGTATACCTGATCAAGGAAGTTTTGGACCACTTATCTCAGCAATCAGTGCCACCCCAA ATTTTATCCCAAATGTGAGCAACAATCCACCTTCCGCAAAAAAGAAGAACAGGGCCGGTTTGATTGTAGGCATTTTGGTTCCAGTTGCGGTTGTGTGCTTTCTGTCATTATTAGCTTTATATATTGTTCGCCAGCGAAGGAAAAAGCAAAATGACTCTGACAATTATGAAG AGTTTTCGGGTATTGATGCTAAACCATATACCTTTAGTTATGGAGAACTCAGAGATGCAACAGGTGATTTTAGTCCTGAAAATAAGCTTGGTGAGGGAGGTTTTGGACCTGTTTATAAG GGAACACTAGATGATGGGAGACTAATAGCTGTTAAGCAGCTCTCCGTTGCTTCCCACCAAGGAAAAAGTCAGTTTGTTGCTGAAATTGCAACTATATCTGCTGTCCAACACGGCAACCTTGTGAAGTTGTACGGATGCTGCATTGATGGAGTGAAACGGCTTCTTGTGTATGAGTATCTCGAGAACAAGAGTCTTGATCAAGCGTTATTTG GAAACAATAGTTTGTCTCTTAGTTGGTCCATCCGTTTTAAAATATGCCTCGGGGTAGCACGCGGTCTTGCATATCTGCATGAGGAATCTCGAATTAGGGTTGTACACCGAGATGTTAAAGCTAGCAACATTCTACTTGATTCTGATCTGATCCCGAAGATCTCAGATTTTGGTTTGGCCAAACTATATGATGACAAGCAAACACATATGAGTACACGCGTTGCTGGCACAAT TGGGTATCTCGCACCAGAGTATGCAATGCGTGGACAACTTACAGAAAAGGCTGATGTGTTTGGCTTTGGAGTTGTAGCTTTGGCGATTATCAGTGGAAGGCCTAATTCTGATTCAACTTTAGAAGATGAGAAAATATACCTTCTGGAGTGG GCATTGAACTTGCATGCAGCTGATACCGAACTTGAGTTGGTGGACGAAAGATTGTCTGAATATGATGAAAATGAAGTAAGAAGGTTGATGCGAGTAGCCCTTTTATGCACGCAAACCTCACCATCGCAACGACCCTCAATGTCACGAGTAGTTGCAATGCTTTCAGGAGACATAGAAGCTAGTGGTACCATCACTCGGCCTGGGTACCTCACTGGTTTTGAGTTTAATGATGCCACTACCTTTGGAGGTGGTCTACCAACCGAGTTGGCTGCAAGTACAAGTCTCTCCACTGCTTCGCCCATCTCACCTTATAATGATTCCAAACCGATGCTTCATGATCTTATCGGAGATGGTAGGTGA